A region of the Elusimicrobiota bacterium genome:
AACCGCGGTTACGCCCGAAGATGACTCACGGGTACACCATGAAAATGCGTACGGGTTGCGGGAATATGTACGTAACAATTAATGAAGATGAACACGGCCCATGCGAGATATTCACACAGTTAGGTAAGTCCGGCGGATGTACGATGTCTCAGTCGGAAGCTGTTGCGCGGTTGGTATCCTTGGCATTACGCGCGGGGATTAACCCTATGGAGATAATTGAGCAACTGCGCGGGATACGCTGTCCATCACCGGCGTTCCAGGAAGGTAAAGCTGTGCTTTCCTGTCCCGATGCAATGGCACGGTCGTTAGAGGATTATTTAAAAGAACGGAGTTTACCGTCGTTATTCAACGGGAAAAAGGGTGAGGATATTCCAGGTGCTTCAAACATAATGAACGCATTAGCGGCAGCAGCGTCGTCATCATTGGCAGTACCCGCGGGGAATAATCCTAATTCCGGTACCGGTGTTAATAAGGCACAGGGCGGGAATGTGTTGAATGCAGCTAAGAGAAAAGGTAATGCTGAAGGTATGTGCC
Encoded here:
- a CDS encoding TSCPD domain-containing protein, encoding PRLRPKMTHGYTMKMRTGCGNMYVTINEDEHGPCEIFTQLGKSGGCTMSQSEAVARLVSLALRAGINPMEIIEQLRGIRCPSPAFQEGKAVLSCPDAMARSLEDYLKERSLPSLFNGKKGEDIPGASNIMNALAAAASSSLAVPAGNNPNSGTGVNKAQGGNVLNAAKRKGNAEGMCPECPECGNMLEFGEGCVKCHDCGYSKCG